The sequence GACGCCCGGCTCCAGGGTGCCGTTGACGTACGAATCGGTGCGCGCGGCGGCGCAGTCGTGGACGTCCATACCGAGCATGTGGCCGGTGCCGTGCAGGGTCCAGCGGCGCTGGAGGCCCAGCTCCAGGACCTTGTCCACGGACAGATCCCCGAGCAGACCCCACTCGACGAGCTTCTCGGCGAGCACGCGCTGCGAGGCGTCGTGGAAGTCGCGGAACTCGGCACCGGGCCTGACGGCCGCGATGCCCGCTTCCTGTGCCTCGTACACGGCGTCGTAGATCTTGCGCTGGAGCGGCGTGAAGGTGCCGTTGATCGGCAGCGTCCGCGTCACATCGGCGGTGTAGAGGTCATTGGTCTCCACACCGGCGTCCAGGAGCAGCAGCTCGCCCGCGCGGACGGCGCCGTCGTTGCGGACCCAGTGCAGCGTGGTGGCGTTCGGGCCCGCCGCGCAGATCGAGCCGTAGCCGATGTCGTTGCCCTCGATGCGGGCGCGCAGGAAGAAGGTGCCCTCGATGTAGCGCTCGCTGGTCGCCTCGGCCCGGTCGAGGATCCTGACGACGTCCTCGAAGCCGCGCGCCGTGGCGTCGCAGGCCTTCTGGAGTTCGGAGATCTCGAAGGCGTCCTTCACCAGACGGGCCTCGGAGAGGTAGACGCGCAGCTCCTCGTCGCGCTCCGCGGTGACCTTGTCGGTCAGGGCGGCCTCGATGCCCGCGTCGTGGCCCCGGACGTTGCGGACCGGGCCGGTGGCCTCGGACAGTGCGGCCGCCACCTCGCGGACGTCCTTCGCCGGGATGCCCAGCAGCTGCTCGGCCTCGGTCAGGGAGTGGCGGCGGCCCACCCACAGCTCGCCCTGGCCGTCGAGCCAGAACTCGCCGTTCTCGCGGTTGGAGCGCGGCAGGAGGTAGACCGTCGCGTCGTGCCCCGTGGCGCCCGTCGGTTCCAGGACGAGCACGCCGTCGTGCGTCTGGTCACCGGTGAGGTACGCGTACTCGGTGGAGGCGCGGAAGGCGTACTCGGTGTCGTTGGAGCGGGTCCTGATGTTGCCCGCGGGAATGACCAGGCGCTCGCCGGGGAAGCGCGCGGAGAGTGCGGCGCGGCGGGCGGCGGTGTGCTCCGCCTGGGCGATCGGTTCGAGGCCGTGCAGCTCGGTGTCGGCCCAGCCCGACTTCATGCTCTCGGCAAGCTCGTCGGAGACGCCCGGGTACAGGCCGTTCTTCCGCTGCTTGATCGGCTCTGCTTCTTCGGTCTCCGGCTCCGGGTTCTCCGGGGTGAGCTCCTCAGACACGATTTGTCTCTCCTTGATACGACACTGGACCGCCTCCATCGTACGGGTGTACGGAAGGGGGCCCAGGGCAGAAGGACCTGTTACACCTCCGACGCCCGCGGGGCGGCGGCGGTGGGACGAACGGCGCGGACTGCGGGCTGCCGGCGGCCGTCGCCGTCACTCGAAGTACACGGCCAGCACCACCACGTCCTCGGTGCCGTCGCTCCGGTCGGGACCGTCGGGCAGCATCGTCCCCAGCACGTGGTCGGCGACGGCGGCGGGGTCGTGGCGGGCGGCCCCGGGCACCCCGGCGGCAGCGGAGTGCAGCCGGGCGAAGGCCCGGTCCATCGAGTCGCCGGTGCGGCGCAGCAGCCCGTCCGTGTAGAACAGCACCGTCTCGCCGGGTTCGGGGGTGAACTCCACGCTCGGCGCCTCCCAGCAGGCGAGCATGCCCAGGGGGGCGGACAGGGTCGTCTCCATGAACTCGGTGCGCCGCTCGCCGGTGACCAGGGGCGGTGAGTGTCCCGCCCCGGACAGGACGATCCTGCGGGCCGCGGGTTCGCAGTACGCGAAGAGCGCGGTCGCGGTTCCGGACGGTTCGGTCAGCCGGAGCAGCAGTTCGAGATCGGAGAGCACGGCGACCGGATCCTCGCCCTCCATCACGGCGTACGCCCGCAGGCCGGCCCGAAGGCGGCCCATGGCGGCCAGGGCGCCCGGTCCCGTCCCGCCCGCGGAGCCGACGGCGAGGCCGAGCGCGCTGTCCGGCAGCGGCAGGGCGTCGTACCAGTCGCCGCCGCCCCTGGCCGCGGCCAGACGGCGTGCGGCCAGCCGGACGCCGGGGACGCGGGGAAGCCGGGTGGGCAGCAGCTCCTCGGCGAGGAGCGCGGCCTCGGTCCTGGCCCGTTCCAGTTCGAGCAGCCGGGCCAGGTGCTCGGAGGCGTAACGGCTGTACAGGCCGACGAGGTGCCGCTG is a genomic window of Streptomyces sp. NBC_01237 containing:
- a CDS encoding aminopeptidase P family protein, which translates into the protein MSEELTPENPEPETEEAEPIKQRKNGLYPGVSDELAESMKSGWADTELHGLEPIAQAEHTAARRAALSARFPGERLVIPAGNIRTRSNDTEYAFRASTEYAYLTGDQTHDGVLVLEPTGATGHDATVYLLPRSNRENGEFWLDGQGELWVGRRHSLTEAEQLLGIPAKDVREVAAALSEATGPVRNVRGHDAGIEAALTDKVTAERDEELRVYLSEARLVKDAFEISELQKACDATARGFEDVVRILDRAEATSERYIEGTFFLRARIEGNDIGYGSICAAGPNATTLHWVRNDGAVRAGELLLLDAGVETNDLYTADVTRTLPINGTFTPLQRKIYDAVYEAQEAGIAAVRPGAEFRDFHDASQRVLAEKLVEWGLLGDLSVDKVLELGLQRRWTLHGTGHMLGMDVHDCAAARTDSYVNGTLEPGVCLTVEPGLYFQADDLTVPEEYRGIGVRIEDDILVTEDGNRNLSDKLPRRADEIESWMAQLKS
- a CDS encoding PP2C family protein-serine/threonine phosphatase, coding for MLDISLLVRVHVDALIAAQNDLGVCDAIRRIAPVGKLAAMSSLHLPKVAGIDPTVPVSTHTAAPLTEVPAAPGAFIQDRLASWVSDLTTLHELTERLAGTRTLDDALHELLRAGAALVGARRGLLVLEPADGGGPSITIGLGLAHAELGSIETVPRSVTSYGRILDGRPDAEGPLTHRDLLGDKGLDPRHREVAARLGYAASYALPLATGTGGRLGAAVWLYDEPAEPLERQRHLVGLYSRYASEHLARLLELERARTEAALLAEELLPTRLPRVPGVRLAARRLAAARGGGDWYDALPLPDSALGLAVGSAGGTGPGALAAMGRLRAGLRAYAVMEGEDPVAVLSDLELLLRLTEPSGTATALFAYCEPAARRIVLSGAGHSPPLVTGERRTEFMETTLSAPLGMLACWEAPSVEFTPEPGETVLFYTDGLLRRTGDSMDRAFARLHSAAAGVPGAARHDPAAVADHVLGTMLPDGPDRSDGTEDVVVLAVYFE